A region from the Benincasa hispida cultivar B227 chromosome 8, ASM972705v1, whole genome shotgun sequence genome encodes:
- the LOC120082644 gene encoding uncharacterized protein LOC120082644, protein MEQESEGSMVQDGSNVESNPESLDRVGKVRRLLFRRMLIGIKDGRFFLGSFYCIDKQGNIILQDAVEYRSTRHSSPSPMEQRCLGLILIPNSCRVSCHIDSTIDEKLALLSV, encoded by the coding sequence ATGGAACAAGAATCAGAAGGATCCATGGTTCAGGATGGGAGCAATGTTGAGTCTAACCCAGAGAGTTTAGATCGTGTAGGAAAGGTGAGAAGGCTGTTGTTCCGTCGAATGCTCATAGGTATTAAAGATGGAAGGTTTTTCTTGGGCAGCTTTTACTGCATTGACAAGCAAGGAAATATTATCCTCCAAGATGCAGTAGAGTATCGTAGCACTCGGCATAGCTCGCCTTCTCCAATGGAACAACGGTGCCTTGGTCTTATTCTTATACCCAACTCTTGCCGTGTATCTTGTCATATAGATAGtaccattgatgaaaaattggcACTGCTATCAGTTTAG
- the LOC120082760 gene encoding protease Do-like 5, chloroplastic, with protein sequence MALGSLGIRLLPISSPPNSAENPLPITSRRAIVFAPTALMASLLAFPVPTYAALPQLQDDIPQEEDRIVALFQETSPSVVYIKDLEVAKNPQNPSGEDENAKVKGTGSGFVWDKFGHIVTNYHVVSALATDNSGLQRCKVNLVDVKGNGIYKEAKIVGFDPEYDLAVLKVELEGHELKPIVFGTSRNLRVGQSCYAIGNPFGYEKTLTAGVISGLGREIPSPNGRAIRGAIQTDAAISAGNSGGPLVDSYGHVIGVNTATFTRKGTGMSSGVNFAIPIDTVIRTVPYLIVYGTPYSERF encoded by the exons ATGGCGTTGGGCTCTCTCGGAATTCGTCTTCTTCCAATTTCATCTCCTCCGAATTCCGCTGAAAATCCCTTACCCATCACTTCCCGAAGAGCCATTGTGTTTGCCCCTACTGCTTTAATGGCTTCCCTGCTCGCTTTCCCTGTTCCCACTTACGCCGCTCTTCCCCAACTGCAAGACGACATTCCACAAGAAGAAGATCGAATCGTTGCCCTTTTCCAG GAAACTTCGCCTTCCGTCGTTTACATTAAGGACCTTGAAGTAGCCAAAAACCCTCAAAACCCTTCTGGAGAAGATGAAAATGCCAAGGTCAAAGGGACTGGTTCCGGCTTTGTTTGGGATAAATTTGGCCATATC GTCACTAATTACCATGTCGTTTCTGCATTGGCTACTGATAATAGTGGATTACAGCGTTGTAAG GTAAATTTAGTTGATGTAAAAGGAAATGGAATCTATAAAGAAGCAAAGATTGTTGGTTTTGATCCAGAGTATGATCTAGCTGTTCTTAAG GTGGAACTTGAAGGACATGAACTAAAGCCCATAGTCTTCGGTACCTCTCGAAATCTACGTGTCGGTCAGAGCTGCTATGCCATTGGCAACCCTTTTGGTTATGAGAAGACACTAACAGCAGGG GTGATCAGCGGATTGGGTAGAGAAATTCCATCACCAAATGGAAGAGCCATCAGGGGAGCTATTCAGACAGATGCTGCTATTAGTGCAG GGAATTCAGGGGGCCCTTTGGTTGATTCATACGGTCATGTTATTGGAGTCAACACAGCAACTTTCACTCGCAAAG GAACTGGAATGTCTTCTGGTGTTAATTTTGCTATACCTATAGACACAGTTATCCGGACTGTGCCATACCTTATTGTATATGGAACACCTTACAGTGAGAGATTTTGA